From Candidatus Polarisedimenticolaceae bacterium:
TGTCGGCGGAGATCCCGGCCGAGAGCTTCGCATCGGAACGATCCCATTCGTAGTCGGGCTTGTTCGTCTCGGTGACCTTGCCGTGCGCGGGCATCTTCACGCCGCCGAGATCGCGCCAGTCGGAGTATGCCGTCGCGATCACGCTGTCCTCGCCGGGACGCGCGTACGCCACCGGGAGCGCGGTCGCGGCGTCGATCGTCCACGACACGGGCTTGCCTCCCGGCGCCGCCAGCTTCAACACGTACTGCTTGCCGTCCGCGCTCGCGGACATCGCGGCCGCTTCCATCGCCTTCGTCGGCCCAAACGCGAGGACGGTCCGCTCGAACGTGTCCGCGCGAAGGCGCGCGAGCTCGTCGCCTTCGACCTTGCGGAGGAAGCCGTTCCAATCGCGCCGGAGCTGGCTGTGGGCCGTGATCACGACCTCGGTCTCGTCGAACTCACGCGTGACGACGGCGCGGTAGTCGCCTGCCGTGGTCACCCACTCCTCGACCTTGCCGGGGATGCCCCCCTCCTTCGACGTCGCGACGAGCATCGCAGTTCCCGGCTTGCCGGGGGCCGGCGCGTGCATGGCCTGCCGCCATCGCACACAGATCTCTCGCGCCGTGGGGTCGGCGGCATGGGCACCGCCCGCCGGAAGAAGGAAGAGAAGCGCCAGAGTCACGGACCGCATCGGCTCACCTCGAGCCGGTGAATACGTGCGGCGAGCCGGAGGGTTCAGAACTGGGGCGCGGCCGGGACCGGGCTCGGACCGTTGCGATCGCGCCATGCCGCCGGCGAGACACCGACCATGCGTTTGAACGCGCGACTGAACGCCGCCTCCGAGTCGTAGCCCACTCCGAACGCCGCTTCGAGCACCTTCGCCCCGCCCGCCAGCATGCCCGCCGCGATCTGCATCCTCCACTGCGCCAGGTATTGCATCGGTGGCTGGCCGACGAGCTGCGTGAACCGCTCGGCGAGCGCCGATCGCGACAGACCGACCTCGTGCGCGAGATCCTCGAGCGTCCACGCGTGCTTCGGCTTCTCGTGAAGGAGGGAGAGCGCGCGTCCAACGTTCGCGTCGCGGAGCCCCGCGACCCACCCCGTCTGCTCGCCGCCGGCGCCCTCGAGATGACGGCGCAGCGCTTCGACGAACATCAGCTCGCTCAAGCGCCCGAGGATCGACTGCCCGCCCGCGCGCTTGTTCCGCGATTCGGTGAGCGCGAGATCGACGAACCGCGTCAGCCACCCCGGGCTCGCGCCGTCACGATCGCGGATCACGAGCACGCGCGGGAGCGCCGCGATCAACGGGTTGAACGGCCGCGCGTCGTACCCGAGATAACCGCAGACCAAGCGTGTCGGGCGAGGGCCGCTCTCCCCCGAGGTGACCGCGATCGGAAGCTGGCCGTCCCGGGGAGGCGCGTACTTCGCCGGGTCCGCCGGGCGCCGCATCCCCGGCGCGCTCGACATGACGTGCGCGTCGCCCTGGGGAAACACGATCACCGAGCCTGCTTCGAGCCACACCGGCTGGGTCCCCACGATGCCTGCCCAGCACCCGCCTTCGCTGACGACGTGGTACGGGACGAGATGCTCGGCGCCCGGCAGGACGTTGTCGACGATCTCGCTTCCCGCGGGCGTCTCCTCGACCCAGGGCTCGTGGCAGGTCACATCGAAGAACACCGCCCCCTTGAGGCGGACGGTACCGAGCACGTCGGAGAGCACGTCGATGGCCATGACCGCCGAAGTGTAGACTCACCCATGCCCTCCCGTCTTCCACCGGGTCAAACGCTCACCGAGAAATGGCCGGTCCTGACCTATGGCGACACGCCTCGCGCCGACCTCGGCACGTGGACCTTCCGTTGCTACGGCAAGGTCGAAGCGGAAGTCTCTTGGACGTGGGCCGAGCTCATGCGGCTCCCGCAGATCGAGGTCCGGTCCGACATCCACTGCGTCACGAAGTGGAGCCGCTACGACAACGTGTGGAAGGGAGTGGCGGTCCGCGAGGTGCTCGCGCGCGTCAAGGTACTCCACGAGGCGGTGGCGGTGATGGCGCACTCCGAGGGGGGCTACACGACGAACATTCCTCTCGCCGACCTGCGCGCCGACGGCGTGATCCTCGCCACCAGGCATGACGGTGCGGAGCTTTCCGCCGACCACGGAGGACCATGCCGCCTCGTGGTCCCACACCTGTACTTCTGGAAGAGCGCCAAGTGGATCCGCGCCTTCGAATTCCTCGACGTCGACGCCCCCGGCTTCTGGGAGGTCAACGGCTACCACCTCTACGCCGACCCTTGGAAGGAAGAGCGCTACTCGGATCAGGAGACCGACGCGATGCAGAGGATGCGCGCCGAGGCCGCTAAGAAACGGCGCGCGCGATCCAGATGACGAGGGCGATGAGCGCGGCGAGGATCACGATCTTCTTGAACGACAGCGTGGGCTCGGCGCGCACCTGTCCGACGGAGGACACCGCCTCCGGGTTCGCCGACTGCGCCTTCTTCAAGGTCATGAGCGTGAGCCCGTCGAGGATGGCACGCATCGGCGCGGGGAGGTCGTTCGGGGCGTAGGTGTGCCCGTTGACCGTGATCTGCGTGGTCGCGGTGGCCGAAGCACCGGGCCCGAGCGCCTTCTCGATCGCGGCGCGAGCCTCCGGGGGAACCTGGTCGAGGCTCTCGTACTCCTGGCCGTTGACCACGATCTTTTTGTGGACGACGACATTCTTCTCAAGCTCGAAGTTCACGGTGCGCAATATGGGTTCCGGCACCTAGATCGGCCACGTGCGACCTCGGCCCGGAGAATGCCGGGATGCTGAGCTTCGCCCCGGGACACCTAAACCCGAGTACGTCCCGTGGAGTCGGATCGAAAGGGTTCAATTCGAGGCTTTTAGGGAGTAGGATCTCTCACCGAACTTGGGCTCAACCAAAGGGAGACAACGATGCGTCCGATGCGCCACCCTCGAACGATGAAGCTGCTCCTCGCTCTCGGATCTGTTCTCGTCTTCATGTCTGCCGTGCCTCGAGCCGCCGCCGCGGACGATAGCGATCGCGAGCACCGGTGGCAGTTCTCGGTGCCGGTCACCTTCACGTCCGGGTCTTCCTACGACTCCCAGGAAGGGACGAGCGTCGACGTCGACAAGGACGTGGGCTTCGGCTTCGGCTTCGGCTACAACTTCAGCAAGAAGCTCATGTTCGGCGTCGATTTCACCTGGATCAACGCCAACTACAACGCGCACGTCGTCACCGATGCCAACGGCGACGGGAGGCCGGACAGCAGCATCGACGTCGCCGGCACGCTCGACGCGGCCAACCTCCAGTTCGTGGCGCAGTACAACATCCTCTCCGGCCGCATCACGCCGTTCCTCCGCGGGAGCATCGGGTGGACGTGGATCGACTCGAACATCCCGTCGGGGCCGGTGCAGGGCGGGTGCTGGTGGGATCCGTGGTACGGCTACATCTGCAACACCTGGCAGCCGACCTTTTCGGACAGTGAGTTCGCGTACGGGGTCGCCGCCGGCGTCCGGGCCGAGCTGGGCGACCGGTTCTTCCTCGAGGCGAGCTACAACATTCTCTGGATCGACTTCAGCAAAGCGGGCACGCAAGACTTCGACGGTGTCCGCTTGAACATGGGCTGGACGTTCTAGGCGGGAATCTCGTAGAGCGACGCCGCCGCGCGGACCCACCCACGGTCGAGCGCGATGACGTCCAGGTGCAGCGAAGACCAGTCGGCGAGGAGGAGGCGCTCCTCCCCCTCGCCGTCATAGGTCTTGATGTAGGCCCGGCACGCTTCGCACCGATCGATGCGGAGCCCGTTCTCCCCTTCGACTTTCAGCGTCGCGAGCTCGTGGGCGTCGTGCTCGCAGAACGGGCACTCGGTCCGCCGGAAGCGCCAGCGCGAACCGCATCGGCCGCAGCAGAGGAAGCGCCGGCGGCCGGGATCGTTGCCCACGAGCTGGGCCATCGCCGGGGGCGATCCGCACAGCGGGCAATAGGGGCGTAGCCAGCGCTCGTCGTCGCCGCGCCAGGCCTCGAACGACCGGACGACCGGGGCGAGATAGCGGGCGGCGGTGCGCCAGCCGAGATGGCGCGTGTGCCCCGGGCTCGCGCCGATCAGCGTGGCGGTCAGCGCCTCGAGAGGCTTCAGGTCGACCGTCACCGACGTGCTCGCCAGCACCGGGACGCCCGCGTCGAGATCGTCCGCGTACGCATCCCACGCGGGGATCGCCGGCGCCGCCCATGAGAGGCCGCTCAGGATCTCGTCGATCCCGGCCTCGAACCGCGCGACGCTCTCGAGATACCGGTGGCGCTCGACCCAGCCCTCGCTACCCGGCATGGACGTCTTGCTTGGGGAGCACCGGCAGGTAGCGGACGCCGAGCGCGAACAGGAAAACCGTGGCGGCGATGAGTCCCGCCGAGACCCCCCATTCCACGACCGACGGGGTGTAGCTCTGCGGCGCGACGTTCGGCATCGGCCCGTCGAGGGTCATCGCGGTGACGACGACGTTGATGCGGTTGAACGCGATCCCGCAGGCGGCGAGCGCCGCGCCGGCACCGAGGATGCCCGGGCGGAGGCGCAGCGACCGGCGGGACAGGAGGACGAGCGGGACGATCCCGCCGAGGACGATCTCCGCCGCGAAGAGGGCGCCGAGCCCGCCGCGGAAGGCGCCGCCCAGGCGCTGGCGCAGCGCCATGTCGCCGAGGCGGAAGGCGAGATAGACGAAGAGCGCCCAGAACGCGATCTGGCCCATCGAGGCGAGCGGCGCGATCGGCAGCGTGCGGCGCCACACGCGGGCGATCGCCATCTCGATGAGGATGACGAGCGACGCTCCCGCGGCGATCGACGACAGGAAGAAGGAGACCGGCATGACCGGCGACCACCACTGGGGCGCGAGCTGGTCGGGCATGAGCAGGAAGAGCGACCCGAGCGAGCTCTGGTGCATCGTCGAGAGCGTTACCGCCGCGATCGCGAGGATTACCGGCTCGAAGTGCCCTTCGCGTGGCCGGAACCGCCAGGCGAGGAACGCGAAGATCGCCGCGGTCAGGGCGGCGTAGACGACGTTGCGCGAGAGCATGAACACGAACAGGGTGACGGCGAACGCGACCCAGACGCCGGACCAGCGGCTCCAGAGCTCCATCGCGCGCGCGTTGCCCCGCCGCTCGAAGACGACGGGGAGGAACTCCCAGAGCAGGATCGTCACGTAGAGCCCGACGCACCACGAAACCTCGAACATCGCCGAGTGCTCGGGGGCCTGCAGCGCGAGTTGGTACGACTGCCATGGCAGGCCGAGATCGGCGACGAGCGTGACGGTGACGAACGAGTAGCTCAGCAGGCCGATGAGCACCGCGGTGCGCCCGAGCCCGTAGAGATCCTTCCTCTGGAAGACGTAGATGATGCCCGCGCTCGCGAAGGCGCCCGCCGCGGCGGCGATCCAGACGAGGTCGAAGACGATCCAGAGACCCCAGGGGAAGGTGTCGGACAGATGCGTGCTGCCTCCGAGGCCGAGCACGAACCGCGCGACGAACGAGACGGCCCCGAACAGCATGATCGCGAGCAGCAGCAGGTTCGCCGGCGTGAGCACCTTCCCGGGAACCGGCGCGAACTCGTGGTGGTGGGCGTCGCCGGCGACCGCCAGGGCGCGGCGCTTGAAGAACGAGAACGCGGCACCGAGCAGGGCGCCGACCGCCATCACCGCCGGCGGGACCGCGCCGAGCGCGAGCTTCGTGCGCGCCGGATAGGCTTCGGTCCCGACGTCGGGAAAGCCGAGCTTGGCGAACGGCACGCGCGACAGGTAGAGGACGGTCGTGCCTCCGGCCTCGTGCTCGCCGTAGATGTGGTCGACGTAGCGGTCCGGCTTGGCGGCGATGCGCCGGCGCGCCTCGGCGAGCATCTCGTCCCGCTCGCCGAAACGGAGCGCGTCCGCCGGGCACGCCTTCACGCACGCCGGGGTCGCGATCGTGCTCGAGTAGCGGTCGCGCTCGCCGTCGTCGAGAGCTTGGTCGTTCCGCGCCAAGGGGAGCGGCTGGTCGGTCCGGTCGGCGCAGTGCGTGCACTTGTGGATCTTCGGCTTGAGCGTGTTCCAGTCGGCGGTCGGCACCTCCCACGGGCACGCGAGCATGCAGTAGCGGCAGCCGATGCAGAGGGCCGGGTCGTAGACGACCGGGCCGTCCTCGCGCCGCGAGAGCGCGGTCGTCGGACAGGCCGACGCGCACGCCGGCTCGAGGCAGTGGAGGCAGCGGCGCATCGCGAAGGCGTAGTCGACGCCCCCGTCGGCCTTCTCGTTCTCGATCTCGTGGAACGAGATGAGCGTGTAGGTCTTGGCGCTCAAGGTCGCGGGGTTCTGGAACCCGAGATCGTCCTGCATCTCGGTGATCTCGCCGTCGCGGTCGTTCCACTGCTTGCAGGCCACCTGGCAGGCGCGGCATCCGATGCAATTGTTGATGTCGACGAGGGTCGTCTTGATCGGGACTCGGGCGCCGCCGGGCTCGCTCATGTGCGTCCTCGCGGCGCGGACGACGGCGGCACGCGACCGCGCAGCTTGACCACGTTGACGAGGCATGCCTTCGTTTCCTGCGTGCCCGCGCCGGGATCCGCCGCGTCGATCGTCAGGTGATTGACGCTGGCGCCCTTCGACAGACCCGCGTAGCCCCAGTTGTAGGGCATCCACACGATCGTCACCTCGCGGCCGCCGGCCTGCAGCGACTTCATGCGGGGGGTGACGAGCGCCTTCACCTCGAGCTCACCGCGCGCGGAGCTGACCCTCACCCAGTCACCGGACTCGATACCGAGCGTCTTCGCGAGCGCGAGAGGCATCTCGAGCATCGGTTCCGGAACCAGCTCGTTGAGCCACGGGATGTTGCGGGTGGTCGATCCGCCGCACCAGTGCTCCGCCACCGTCGAGGTCATGAGCACGTAGGGAAAGTCTTTCACGGTGCCGATCGGCTGATGGGAGGGCACGCGCGGGTACTTGAGGAGCGGGTTCGATTGCACCCGGGGGTGGAGGATATTCTCGACCGGGCTCTCGACCGGCTCGTACATCTCCGGCAACGGGCCGTCCTTGGGGACATACGCGACGTCGCGCGGGTAGCCGGGGTGCTTGGTGTCCGGGTCGGAATAGACCGCCGCGAACAGGCGCCCGACCCCCTCGGCGCCGAGGTGGAACGCGCGCTGACCGTTCGGCGTGTCCGGACCGTCGGTGGGGACCGGGACGTCCGGCACGTCGTAGCCGGTCCAGCGCTTCGCCTGTGCGTCCCACCAGACGATCGGCTTCGAGTTCGCGTAGGGCTTGCCGTTCCTGTCGCACGACGCGCGGTTGTAAAGGATCCGCATGTTGTTGGGCCACGTCCACGCGAACCCCGGGAAGAGGCCGAGTCCCCCGGGATCGGTGCGCGAGTCGCGGCGCTTGGACAGGTTGACGTTCCCCGCAAAAACTCCGGCGTAGATCCAGGCGCCCGACGACGTCGAGCCGTCGGACTGGAGATCGGAGACCTTCGTGATGAGGTCGCCGGCCTTCAGCCCCTTCTCGGGGATGTCCTTGAGGGCGTAGCCGTTGATCTCGCGGAGCACGTCCTCGGCGGTGGTGTAGGTCCAGAACGCATTCTTGATGATGTCGTCCTTCGGATCCTTCGAATCGTGCACGAGATCGCGCACGCGGCGGAAGATCCGGTCGACGATCTCCCCGTCGGGCCGCGCCTGCCCCGGTGGCTTCACCGACGCGTGCCGCCACTGCACCATGCCGCCCGAGTTGCTGATCGTGCCGTTCTTCTCCATGAAGAACGCCGCGGGCAGGAGGAGGACCTCCGTCTGGATCGACTTCGGATCGACGCCTGGGCGGCGCCAGAACGTCGCCGTCTCCGTCTCCCAGATCTCCTGGACGACGAGCATGTCGAGCTTCGCCAACCCGTCGAACAGCAGGTTGAGATTGGGCACCGTGACCGCGGGGTTCTGCCCGATGACCCAGAGCATCTTCACCTTGCCGGCGAGCGCGTCCTCGAAGATCGAGAGGGTCCCGTAGTCCTTGGCGGCGCTCCGCTTCGGCAGCCACCCGTAGCCGTAGTCGTTGTCCTTCGTCGCCGCGTCGCCGAAGAACGCCTTCAGCGTGTTGACGAGGTACCGGCTGTCCGCGATCCCGTTCTTCTTCACGTAATCGAAGATCGTCGGCTCGGTATGCGCGGGTGAGTTCAGGTAGCCGGGCATGTAGTTGTTGAGCACGCCCATGTCGCACGCGCCCTGGACGTTGGGCTCGCCGCGGAGGGCGTTCACCCCGCTCCCCGGCTTGCCGACGTTGCCGAGCAGGAGCTGAAGGATCGTGAAGGCGCGGATCCCCTGGACGCCGGTCGTGTGCTGGGTCATGCCGAGGGCATAAAGGATCGAGCCGGGCCGGTTCGCGGCCATCGTCTCGGCGATCTTCTTGATCTGCGCCGCGGGGACGCCGGTGATGCGCTCGCCCATGTCGAGCGTGTAGCGGGAGACGAACGTCTTGAGGCGTGTGAAGACGCAGTGCGGGTCGTCCAGGCTCTTGGCGACGCGCGGCTTCCCGGCGCCGTCGAGCTGGTAGCCCCAGCTCTTCGTGTCGTACTTACGGTGCTCCTCGTCGTACCCGCTGAACACGCCCTCGTGGAAGCCGAACGCCTCGTCGCTCAGATAGAGCGCGTTCGTGTGCGCGAGCACGTAGTCCTCGTCATAGAGCCCGTTCTCGAGGACGTGATGGATCATCGTGTTGAGGAACGCCGCGTCGGTGCCCGGTCGGATCCGCGCGTAGATGTCGGCGGTGGCGGACGTGCGGGTGAAGCGCGGATCGACGTGGATGATGACCGCGCCGTTCTCCTGCGCCTTACGGATCCACTTGAACGCCATCGGGTGGTTTTCCGCGACGTTGCTTCCTTCCACGAGGATCGCCTTGCAGTGCTGCAGGTCGATCCAGTGGTTCGTCATCGCGCCCCGTCCAAAGGAGGCCCCCAGACCGGGGACCGTGGGACTGTGTCAAAGGCGGGCCTGGTGCTCGACGTACGGCCACCCCATGAGCCGCGCCGCTTTCTGGAAGAGGTAGCACTCTTCGTTCGTGTTCTGCGCGCCGCCCATGAAGGCGATCGCGTCGGTCCGGTTGACCGTCACGTCCTTGTCGCCGAGCTTCTCCGTCGCGATCCAGGTCTCGTCGCGGACGGTCTTGATCTTCCGTGCGACCTTGTCGACCGCTTGCTCCCAGGTCAGCTCTTCCCAGTGGTCGCTCCCCGGGGCGCGGTAG
This genomic window contains:
- a CDS encoding AraC family transcriptional regulator, whose product is MAIDVLSDVLGTVRLKGAVFFDVTCHEPWVEETPAGSEIVDNVLPGAEHLVPYHVVSEGGCWAGIVGTQPVWLEAGSVIVFPQGDAHVMSSAPGMRRPADPAKYAPPRDGQLPIAVTSGESGPRPTRLVCGYLGYDARPFNPLIAALPRVLVIRDRDGASPGWLTRFVDLALTESRNKRAGGQSILGRLSELMFVEALRRHLEGAGGEQTGWVAGLRDANVGRALSLLHEKPKHAWTLEDLAHEVGLSRSALAERFTQLVGQPPMQYLAQWRMQIAAGMLAGGAKVLEAAFGVGYDSEAAFSRAFKRMVGVSPAAWRDRNGPSPVPAAPQF
- a CDS encoding sulfite oxidase-like oxidoreductase — protein: MPSRLPPGQTLTEKWPVLTYGDTPRADLGTWTFRCYGKVEAEVSWTWAELMRLPQIEVRSDIHCVTKWSRYDNVWKGVAVREVLARVKVLHEAVAVMAHSEGGYTTNIPLADLRADGVILATRHDGAELSADHGGPCRLVVPHLYFWKSAKWIRAFEFLDVDAPGFWEVNGYHLYADPWKEERYSDQETDAMQRMRAEAAKKRRARSR
- a CDS encoding outer membrane beta-barrel protein; translation: MKLLLALGSVLVFMSAVPRAAAADDSDREHRWQFSVPVTFTSGSSYDSQEGTSVDVDKDVGFGFGFGYNFSKKLMFGVDFTWINANYNAHVVTDANGDGRPDSSIDVAGTLDAANLQFVAQYNILSGRITPFLRGSIGWTWIDSNIPSGPVQGGCWWDPWYGYICNTWQPTFSDSEFAYGVAAGVRAELGDRFFLEASYNILWIDFSKAGTQDFDGVRLNMGWTF
- a CDS encoding formate dehydrogenase accessory protein FdhE, whose translation is MPGSEGWVERHRYLESVARFEAGIDEILSGLSWAAPAIPAWDAYADDLDAGVPVLASTSVTVDLKPLEALTATLIGASPGHTRHLGWRTAARYLAPVVRSFEAWRGDDERWLRPYCPLCGSPPAMAQLVGNDPGRRRFLCCGRCGSRWRFRRTECPFCEHDAHELATLKVEGENGLRIDRCEACRAYIKTYDGEGEERLLLADWSSLHLDVIALDRGWVRAAASLYEIPA
- a CDS encoding 4Fe-4S dicluster domain-containing protein, which codes for MSEPGGARVPIKTTLVDINNCIGCRACQVACKQWNDRDGEITEMQDDLGFQNPATLSAKTYTLISFHEIENEKADGGVDYAFAMRRCLHCLEPACASACPTTALSRREDGPVVYDPALCIGCRYCMLACPWEVPTADWNTLKPKIHKCTHCADRTDQPLPLARNDQALDDGERDRYSSTIATPACVKACPADALRFGERDEMLAEARRRIAAKPDRYVDHIYGEHEAGGTTVLYLSRVPFAKLGFPDVGTEAYPARTKLALGAVPPAVMAVGALLGAAFSFFKRRALAVAGDAHHHEFAPVPGKVLTPANLLLLAIMLFGAVSFVARFVLGLGGSTHLSDTFPWGLWIVFDLVWIAAAAGAFASAGIIYVFQRKDLYGLGRTAVLIGLLSYSFVTVTLVADLGLPWQSYQLALQAPEHSAMFEVSWCVGLYVTILLWEFLPVVFERRGNARAMELWSRWSGVWVAFAVTLFVFMLSRNVVYAALTAAIFAFLAWRFRPREGHFEPVILAIAAVTLSTMHQSSLGSLFLLMPDQLAPQWWSPVMPVSFFLSSIAAGASLVILIEMAIARVWRRTLPIAPLASMGQIAFWALFVYLAFRLGDMALRQRLGGAFRGGLGALFAAEIVLGGIVPLVLLSRRSLRLRPGILGAGAALAACGIAFNRINVVVTAMTLDGPMPNVAPQSYTPSVVEWGVSAGLIAATVFLFALGVRYLPVLPKQDVHAG
- the fdnG gene encoding formate dehydrogenase-N subunit alpha, whose product is MTEITRRDLLKLTVGSGAGLALGGLLDVSEVRAAVATQKLANIREFTTSCNFCSCGCGMIASVRDGELISMEGDYDHIVNRGSLCVKGISMFATHASPKRAKTPLYRAPGSDHWEELTWEQAVDKVARKIKTVRDETWIATEKLGDKDVTVNRTDAIAFMGGAQNTNEECYLFQKAARLMGWPYVEHQARLUHSPTVPGLGASFGRGAMTNHWIDLQHCKAILVEGSNVAENHPMAFKWIRKAQENGAVIIHVDPRFTRTSATADIYARIRPGTDAAFLNTMIHHVLENGLYDEDYVLAHTNALYLSDEAFGFHEGVFSGYDEEHRKYDTKSWGYQLDGAGKPRVAKSLDDPHCVFTRLKTFVSRYTLDMGERITGVPAAQIKKIAETMAANRPGSILYALGMTQHTTGVQGIRAFTILQLLLGNVGKPGSGVNALRGEPNVQGACDMGVLNNYMPGYLNSPAHTEPTIFDYVKKNGIADSRYLVNTLKAFFGDAATKDNDYGYGWLPKRSAAKDYGTLSIFEDALAGKVKMLWVIGQNPAVTVPNLNLLFDGLAKLDMLVVQEIWETETATFWRRPGVDPKSIQTEVLLLPAAFFMEKNGTISNSGGMVQWRHASVKPPGQARPDGEIVDRIFRRVRDLVHDSKDPKDDIIKNAFWTYTTAEDVLREINGYALKDIPEKGLKAGDLITKVSDLQSDGSTSSGAWIYAGVFAGNVNLSKRRDSRTDPGGLGLFPGFAWTWPNNMRILYNRASCDRNGKPYANSKPIVWWDAQAKRWTGYDVPDVPVPTDGPDTPNGQRAFHLGAEGVGRLFAAVYSDPDTKHPGYPRDVAYVPKDGPLPEMYEPVESPVENILHPRVQSNPLLKYPRVPSHQPIGTVKDFPYVLMTSTVAEHWCGGSTTRNIPWLNELVPEPMLEMPLALAKTLGIESGDWVRVSSARGELEVKALVTPRMKSLQAGGREVTIVWMPYNWGYAGLSKGASVNHLTIDAADPGAGTQETKACLVNVVKLRGRVPPSSAPRGRT